A single window of Ovis aries strain OAR_USU_Benz2616 breed Rambouillet chromosome 24, ARS-UI_Ramb_v3.0, whole genome shotgun sequence DNA harbors:
- the PALB2 gene encoding partner and localizer of BRCA2 isoform X1, which produces MLFLLAAGQMEEPPGKTLSCEEKEKLKEKLAFLKREYTKTLARLQRARRAEKFKNSLRRTVEEQDSSLQQEVSTQLTHTEPKNTVSPHDTLQISTHVDEETGEKTPSSLDIEPLLFSSGRVSVEGSRIEGSDDNQKHFPFRVNRPDAKKRQRKLLGRRKKEERTYISQEREPLSDTDSLILSGKRLKEQEKINRENPKTPVTELRTYPLSSPKCAIPNSPAPVTETNVGSVLILPSTKPQRDVDALLRGNDFPRATTLPLPTPSDSSSGQLLEHKRPQSNCELTTHSLRNISSASPVNLQVQKEKMTVSTDNPEVNKAGSISGQAARSPNLGADNSCFINELTYDNLVENENQNLKEQNHTEMSLKSPNDALGGRNESLLEKEVLSQSKNLSLGVISPVSTEDQIHSCTMLEGLLFPAEYYVRTTRRMSSCQRKVALEAVIQSHLGVRKKGFKNMSTKSAKKFNVSNEKTKQSEIKVSDTHADQPSSGSPQKLLSLTEVSFSTDSTEDDFSRKTVTKPSGKKCRGKRKSACTSPLDHHEVLLPTSGTSGVKKSKEEIALHRDQNEKAIIHSKKRVKGKEGHCQKEDSLSYSNYAYFSSDDDAFSTPSHKNKMLSLKHLSSFLKITDFQLPDEDFGFLKLEKLKSCSDKLMEPFGSKVHGEGHLKGESYIVVEEPSPKQSNIEKEGMEEELTTLPGKAHSRMPSQRSQPRGKDLSSSILLFTPLNSVASDDNDRLTADLCSPAFPILGATPAFGSQAHKEKVSAEAGGQTCSPLRLSHLKATVSLPSSRKQWNSWSSPPRLDSSQHVAGRAGQPSCDPDSGPQATTLPTESFTFEASQLQGSQRHSAEQTEIEVPAWDSLNPGTLQLVSKLKNPSGSCSVDVSATWWEIAGFKQPCIVTACEYVVSLWKPLDAWQWEKIYSWHFTEVPVLQIVAVPDVCNLVCVALGNLEIREIRALLCSPDGKSEKQVLLSSGNIKAVLGLAKRRLVSSSGTLCDQQVEIMTFAEDGGSKEKQLLMPPEETILTFAEVQGMQEALLGTTIMNNIVIWNLKTGQLLKKMHIDDSYQASVCHKAYSEMGLLFVVLSHPCAKENELLGSPVFQLIVINPKTTLSMGVMLYCLPHGQAGRFLEGDVKDHFAAAVLTSGTIAVWDLLLGHCTALLPPVSGQNWSFVKWSGTDSHLLAGQKDGNIFVYRY; this is translated from the exons ATGCTCTTTTTGTTGGCCGCCGGTCAGATGGAAGAGCCTCCTGGGAAAACTCTCAGctgtgaagagaaggaaaag ttgaaagaaaaattagcatTCCTGAAAAGGGAATACACCAAGACATTGGCCCGCCTTCAA CGTGCCCGAAGAGCTGAGAAGTTTAAAAATTCTCTTAGGAGAACAGTGGAAGAACAAGATTCCTCACTCCAGCAGGAAGTTTCAACACAGCTAACCCACACAG aacCTAAAAATACAGTATCTCCTCATGACACGTTGCAAATCAGTACCCATGTTGatgaagaaactggagaaaagaCACCCAGCTCACTTGACATTGAGCCTCTGTTGTTTAGCTCTGGACGTGTCTCAGTGGAAGGATCACGCATAGAAGGATCAGATGATAATCAGAAACATTTTCCTTTCAGGGTCAATCGCCCTGATgctaagaaaaggcagagaaagctgctggggagaagaaagaaagaggaaagaacatATATTTCACAGGAGAGAGAACCTCTCTCTGATACTGATTCACTCATACTCTCTGGAAAAAGActaaaggaacaggaaaaaatcaatagagaaaatcCCAAAACACCTGTAACTGAACTAAGAACTTACCCCCTTTCAAGTCCTAAGTGTGCCATTCCAAATTCTCCAGCACCAGTTACAGAAACTAATGTAGGGAGTGTATTAATTCTACCAAGCACCAAACCGCAGAGAGATGTTGATGCCCTCCTTAGAGGAAATGATTTCCCCAGGGCGACTACTCTTCCTCTGCCTACACCATCAGACAGCAGTAGCGGTCAGCTCCTCGAACACAAGCGCCCTCAAAGTAACTGTGAACTTACTACTCACAGCTTAAGAAACATTAGCTCTGCTTCACCTGTAAACTTACAggtacagaaggaaaaaatgactGTCTCTACAGATAACCCAGAGGTAAACAAAGCTGGAAGTATAAGTGGCCAGGCAGCTAGAAGTCCTAACTTAGGGGCAGATAACTCATGTTTTATAAATGAACTCACTTATGATAACTTAgtggaaaatgaaaaccaaaacttaaaagaacaaaatcacACAGAGATGTCTCTTAAATCTCCCAATGATGCTCTCGGTGGTAGAAATGAAAGTCTTCTAGAAAAAGAAGTTCTAAGTCAGTCTAAGAATCTTAGCCTGGGAGTAATTTCTCCTGTTTCTACAGAAGATCAAATACATTCTTGCACAATGCTTGAAGGCCTTCTCTTTCCTGCAGAATATTATGTTAGGACAACACGGCGCATGTCAAGCTGCCAGAGGAAAGTAGCACTGGAGGCTGTAATTCAGAGTCATTTAGGTGTCAGgaaaaaaggctttaaaaatatgaGTACAAAATCTGctaaaaaatttaatgtttccAACGAAAAAACTAAGCAAAGTGAAATTAAGGTGTCTGACACACACGCAGACCAACCAAGTTCAGGAAGTCCTCAGAAACTTCTCTCATTAACTGAAGTCAGCTTTTCCACTGACTCCACAGAAGATGACTTTTCCAGGAAGACAGTTACCAAGCCATCAGGtaaaaaatgcagaggaaaaagaaagtcagCGTGCACCTCTCCGTTAGATCACCATGAAGTACTTTTGCCAACTTCTGGCACATCAGGTGTTAAGAAGTCCAAGGAAGAAATTGCCTTGCACAGAGAtcagaatgaaaaggcaattaTTCACAGTAAGAAGAGAGTTAAAG GGAAGGAAGGTCATTGTCAAAAAGAGGACTCCCTTTCTTACAGTAATTACGCTTATTTCTCTTCGGATGATGATGCTTTCAGCACTCCATCTCATAAGAACAAAATGCTAAGTTTAAAGCATCTGTCATCTTTTCTCAAAATCACAGACTTTCAGTTACCTGACGAAGACTTTGGGTTTCTTAAGCTTGAAAAACTGAAGTCCTGCTCAGATAAGCTGATGGAGCCTTTTGGATCAAAAGTACATGGAGAGGGGCATCTTAAAGGGGAAAGTTACATTGTTGTGGAGGAACCAAGCCCGAAACAAAGCAATATAGAAAAGGAGGGCATGGAAGAGGAACTAACTACTCTACCAGGAAAGGCACATTCTAGAATGCCAAGCCAAAGAAGCCAGCCTCGGGGAAAGGACCTTTCTTCATCCATTTTACTTTTCACTCCTTTGAATTCTGTTGCCTCTGATGATAATGACAGACTGACTGCAGACCTGTGCTCACCTGCTTTCCCCATATTAGGCGCTACTCCAGCTTTTGGCTCCCAAGCCCACAAGGAAAAGGTGTCTGCAGAGGCGGGTGGACAAACATGCTCGCCACTCCGTCTTTCTCACTTAAAAGCCACAGTCAGCCTGCCTAGCAGTCGTAAACAGTGGAACAGCTGGAGCAGCCCCCCAAGATTAGATAGCAGCCAGCATGTTGCAGGAAGAGCAGGACAGCCTTCCTGCGACCCTGACTCTGGTCCCCAAGCAACAACTCTGCCCACCGAGTCTTTCACCTTCGAAGCAAGTCAGCTCCAGGGATCACAGAGACATTCTGCTGAGCAG ACTGAAATAGAGGTTCCTGCTTGGGATAGCTTAAACCCGGGCACCCTACAGCTGGTTTCAAAGTTAAAG AATCCTTCAGGTTCTTGTTCTGTGGATGTGAGTGCCACGTGGTGGGAAATAGCTGGTTTCAAACAGCCATGTATCGTAACTGCTTGTGAATACGTCGTTTCTCTTTGGAAACCTCTGGATGCTTGGCAGTGGGAAAAAATTTATTCCTGGCACTTTACAGAG GTTCCAGTATTACAGATAGTTGCAGTGCCTGATGTTTGCAATCTTGTGTGTGTGGCTTTGGGAAATTTGGAAATCAGAGAAATCAG GGCACTACTTTGTTCTCCCGATGGTAAAAGTGAAAAGCAAGTGCTCCTGAGTTCTGGAAATATAAAAGCTGTGCTTGGCCTGGCAAAAAGGAGGCTTGTCAGTAGCAGTGGGACCCTTTGTGATCAACAAGTCGAAATTATGACATTTGCCGAAGATGGAGG aagcaaagaaaaacagcttTTGATGCCCCCTGAAGAGACCATACTAACTTTTGCTGAGGTTCAAGGGATGCAGGAAGCTCTGCTTGGTACCACTATAATGAACAACATTGTTATTTG GAACTTAAAAACTGGTCAGCTCCTGAAAAAGATGCACATCGATGATTCCTACCAAGCTTCAGTCTGTCACAAAGCTTACTCTGAAATG GGGCTCCTGTTTGTTGTGTTGAGTCACCCTTGCGCCAAAGAGAACGAGTTATTGGGAAGCCCTGTGTTTCAGCTGATTGTGATTAACCCGAAGACAACCCTGAGTATGGGTGTGATGCTCTACTGCCTTCCTCACGGGCAAGCTGGAAG GTTCCTGGAAGGTGACGTGAAAGACCATTTCGCAGCAGCAGTATTGACTTCTGGAACCATTGCCGTTTGGGACTTACTCTTGGGTCACTGCACTGCCCTCCTTCCTCCTGTCTCTGGCCAGAATTGGTCTTTTGTTAAATGGTCAGGTACAGATTCTCATTTGTTGGCTGgacaaaaagatggaaatatatttgtataccGCTACTAA
- the PALB2 gene encoding partner and localizer of BRCA2 isoform X2: protein MLFLLAAGQMEEPPGKTLSCEEKEKLKEKLAFLKREYTKTLARLQRARRAEKFKNSLRRTVEEQDSSLQQEVSTQLTHTEPKNTVSPHDTLQISTHVDEETGEKTPSSLDIEPLLFSSGRVSVEGSRIEGSDDNQKHFPFRVNRPDAKKRQRKLLGRRKKEERTYISQEREPLSDTDSLILSGKRLKEQEKINRENPKTPVTELRTYPLSSPKCAIPNSPAPVTETNVGSVLILPSTKPQRDVDALLRGNDFPRATTLPLPTPSDSSSGQLLEHKRPQSNCELTTHSLRNISSASPVNLQVQKEKMTVSTDNPEVNKAGSISGQAARSPNLGADNSCFINELTYDNLVENENQNLKEQNHTEMSLKSPNDALGGRNESLLEKEVLSQSKNLSLGVISPVSTEDQIHSCTMLEGLLFPAEYYVRTTRRMSSCQRKVALEAVIQSHLGVRKKGFKNMSTKSAKKFNVSNEKTKQSEIKVSDTHADQPSSGSPQKLLSLTEVSFSTDSTEDDFSRKTVTKPSGKKCRGKRKSACTSPLDHHEVLLPTSGTSGVKKSKEEIALHRDQNEKAIIHSKKRVKGKEGHCQKEDSLSYSNYAYFSSDDDAFSTPSHKNKMLSLKHLSSFLKITDFQLPDEDFGFLKLEKLKSCSDKLMEPFGSKVHGEGHLKGESYIVVEEPSPKQSNIEKEGMEEELTTLPGKAHSRMPSQRSQPRGKDLSSSILLFTPLNSVASDDNDRLTADLCSPAFPILGATPAFGSQAHKEKVSAEAGGQTCSPLRLSHLKATVSLPSSRKQWNSWSSPPRLDSSQHVAGRAGQPSCDPDSGPQATTLPTESFTFEASQLQGSQRHSAEQTEIEVPAWDSLNPGTLQLVSKLKNPSGSCSVDVSATWWEIAGFKQPCIVTACEYVVSLWKPLDAWQWEKIYSWHFTEVPVLQIVAVPDVCNLVCVALGNLEIREIRALLCSPDGKSEKQVLLSSGNIKAVLGLAKRRLVSSSGTLCDQQVEIMTFAEDGGSKEKQLLMPPEETILTFAEVQGMQEALLGTTIMNNIVIWFLEGDVKDHFAAAVLTSGTIAVWDLLLGHCTALLPPVSGQNWSFVKWSGTDSHLLAGQKDGNIFVYRY from the exons ATGCTCTTTTTGTTGGCCGCCGGTCAGATGGAAGAGCCTCCTGGGAAAACTCTCAGctgtgaagagaaggaaaag ttgaaagaaaaattagcatTCCTGAAAAGGGAATACACCAAGACATTGGCCCGCCTTCAA CGTGCCCGAAGAGCTGAGAAGTTTAAAAATTCTCTTAGGAGAACAGTGGAAGAACAAGATTCCTCACTCCAGCAGGAAGTTTCAACACAGCTAACCCACACAG aacCTAAAAATACAGTATCTCCTCATGACACGTTGCAAATCAGTACCCATGTTGatgaagaaactggagaaaagaCACCCAGCTCACTTGACATTGAGCCTCTGTTGTTTAGCTCTGGACGTGTCTCAGTGGAAGGATCACGCATAGAAGGATCAGATGATAATCAGAAACATTTTCCTTTCAGGGTCAATCGCCCTGATgctaagaaaaggcagagaaagctgctggggagaagaaagaaagaggaaagaacatATATTTCACAGGAGAGAGAACCTCTCTCTGATACTGATTCACTCATACTCTCTGGAAAAAGActaaaggaacaggaaaaaatcaatagagaaaatcCCAAAACACCTGTAACTGAACTAAGAACTTACCCCCTTTCAAGTCCTAAGTGTGCCATTCCAAATTCTCCAGCACCAGTTACAGAAACTAATGTAGGGAGTGTATTAATTCTACCAAGCACCAAACCGCAGAGAGATGTTGATGCCCTCCTTAGAGGAAATGATTTCCCCAGGGCGACTACTCTTCCTCTGCCTACACCATCAGACAGCAGTAGCGGTCAGCTCCTCGAACACAAGCGCCCTCAAAGTAACTGTGAACTTACTACTCACAGCTTAAGAAACATTAGCTCTGCTTCACCTGTAAACTTACAggtacagaaggaaaaaatgactGTCTCTACAGATAACCCAGAGGTAAACAAAGCTGGAAGTATAAGTGGCCAGGCAGCTAGAAGTCCTAACTTAGGGGCAGATAACTCATGTTTTATAAATGAACTCACTTATGATAACTTAgtggaaaatgaaaaccaaaacttaaaagaacaaaatcacACAGAGATGTCTCTTAAATCTCCCAATGATGCTCTCGGTGGTAGAAATGAAAGTCTTCTAGAAAAAGAAGTTCTAAGTCAGTCTAAGAATCTTAGCCTGGGAGTAATTTCTCCTGTTTCTACAGAAGATCAAATACATTCTTGCACAATGCTTGAAGGCCTTCTCTTTCCTGCAGAATATTATGTTAGGACAACACGGCGCATGTCAAGCTGCCAGAGGAAAGTAGCACTGGAGGCTGTAATTCAGAGTCATTTAGGTGTCAGgaaaaaaggctttaaaaatatgaGTACAAAATCTGctaaaaaatttaatgtttccAACGAAAAAACTAAGCAAAGTGAAATTAAGGTGTCTGACACACACGCAGACCAACCAAGTTCAGGAAGTCCTCAGAAACTTCTCTCATTAACTGAAGTCAGCTTTTCCACTGACTCCACAGAAGATGACTTTTCCAGGAAGACAGTTACCAAGCCATCAGGtaaaaaatgcagaggaaaaagaaagtcagCGTGCACCTCTCCGTTAGATCACCATGAAGTACTTTTGCCAACTTCTGGCACATCAGGTGTTAAGAAGTCCAAGGAAGAAATTGCCTTGCACAGAGAtcagaatgaaaaggcaattaTTCACAGTAAGAAGAGAGTTAAAG GGAAGGAAGGTCATTGTCAAAAAGAGGACTCCCTTTCTTACAGTAATTACGCTTATTTCTCTTCGGATGATGATGCTTTCAGCACTCCATCTCATAAGAACAAAATGCTAAGTTTAAAGCATCTGTCATCTTTTCTCAAAATCACAGACTTTCAGTTACCTGACGAAGACTTTGGGTTTCTTAAGCTTGAAAAACTGAAGTCCTGCTCAGATAAGCTGATGGAGCCTTTTGGATCAAAAGTACATGGAGAGGGGCATCTTAAAGGGGAAAGTTACATTGTTGTGGAGGAACCAAGCCCGAAACAAAGCAATATAGAAAAGGAGGGCATGGAAGAGGAACTAACTACTCTACCAGGAAAGGCACATTCTAGAATGCCAAGCCAAAGAAGCCAGCCTCGGGGAAAGGACCTTTCTTCATCCATTTTACTTTTCACTCCTTTGAATTCTGTTGCCTCTGATGATAATGACAGACTGACTGCAGACCTGTGCTCACCTGCTTTCCCCATATTAGGCGCTACTCCAGCTTTTGGCTCCCAAGCCCACAAGGAAAAGGTGTCTGCAGAGGCGGGTGGACAAACATGCTCGCCACTCCGTCTTTCTCACTTAAAAGCCACAGTCAGCCTGCCTAGCAGTCGTAAACAGTGGAACAGCTGGAGCAGCCCCCCAAGATTAGATAGCAGCCAGCATGTTGCAGGAAGAGCAGGACAGCCTTCCTGCGACCCTGACTCTGGTCCCCAAGCAACAACTCTGCCCACCGAGTCTTTCACCTTCGAAGCAAGTCAGCTCCAGGGATCACAGAGACATTCTGCTGAGCAG ACTGAAATAGAGGTTCCTGCTTGGGATAGCTTAAACCCGGGCACCCTACAGCTGGTTTCAAAGTTAAAG AATCCTTCAGGTTCTTGTTCTGTGGATGTGAGTGCCACGTGGTGGGAAATAGCTGGTTTCAAACAGCCATGTATCGTAACTGCTTGTGAATACGTCGTTTCTCTTTGGAAACCTCTGGATGCTTGGCAGTGGGAAAAAATTTATTCCTGGCACTTTACAGAG GTTCCAGTATTACAGATAGTTGCAGTGCCTGATGTTTGCAATCTTGTGTGTGTGGCTTTGGGAAATTTGGAAATCAGAGAAATCAG GGCACTACTTTGTTCTCCCGATGGTAAAAGTGAAAAGCAAGTGCTCCTGAGTTCTGGAAATATAAAAGCTGTGCTTGGCCTGGCAAAAAGGAGGCTTGTCAGTAGCAGTGGGACCCTTTGTGATCAACAAGTCGAAATTATGACATTTGCCGAAGATGGAGG aagcaaagaaaaacagcttTTGATGCCCCCTGAAGAGACCATACTAACTTTTGCTGAGGTTCAAGGGATGCAGGAAGCTCTGCTTGGTACCACTATAATGAACAACATTGTTATTTG GTTCCTGGAAGGTGACGTGAAAGACCATTTCGCAGCAGCAGTATTGACTTCTGGAACCATTGCCGTTTGGGACTTACTCTTGGGTCACTGCACTGCCCTCCTTCCTCCTGTCTCTGGCCAGAATTGGTCTTTTGTTAAATGGTCAGGTACAGATTCTCATTTGTTGGCTGgacaaaaagatggaaatatatttgtataccGCTACTAA
- the PALB2 gene encoding partner and localizer of BRCA2 isoform X5, with protein MTVSTDNPEVNKAGSISGQAARSPNLGADNSCFINELTYDNLVENENQNLKEQNHTEMSLKSPNDALGGRNESLLEKEVLSQSKNLSLGVISPVSTEDQIHSCTMLEGLLFPAEYYVRTTRRMSSCQRKVALEAVIQSHLGVRKKGFKNMSTKSAKKFNVSNEKTKQSEIKVSDTHADQPSSGSPQKLLSLTEVSFSTDSTEDDFSRKTVTKPSGKKCRGKRKSACTSPLDHHEVLLPTSGTSGVKKSKEEIALHRDQNEKAIIHSKKRVKGKEGHCQKEDSLSYSNYAYFSSDDDAFSTPSHKNKMLSLKHLSSFLKITDFQLPDEDFGFLKLEKLKSCSDKLMEPFGSKVHGEGHLKGESYIVVEEPSPKQSNIEKEGMEEELTTLPGKAHSRMPSQRSQPRGKDLSSSILLFTPLNSVASDDNDRLTADLCSPAFPILGATPAFGSQAHKEKVSAEAGGQTCSPLRLSHLKATVSLPSSRKQWNSWSSPPRLDSSQHVAGRAGQPSCDPDSGPQATTLPTESFTFEASQLQGSQRHSAEQTEIEVPAWDSLNPGTLQLVSKLKNPSGSCSVDVSATWWEIAGFKQPCIVTACEYVVSLWKPLDAWQWEKIYSWHFTEVPVLQIVAVPDVCNLVCVALGNLEIREIRALLCSPDGKSEKQVLLSSGNIKAVLGLAKRRLVSSSGTLCDQQVEIMTFAEDGGSKEKQLLMPPEETILTFAEVQGMQEALLGTTIMNNIVIWNLKTGQLLKKMHIDDSYQASVCHKAYSEMGLLFVVLSHPCAKENELLGSPVFQLIVINPKTTLSMGVMLYCLPHGQAGRFLEGDVKDHFAAAVLTSGTIAVWDLLLGHCTALLPPVSGQNWSFVKWSGTDSHLLAGQKDGNIFVYRY; from the exons atgactGTCTCTACAGATAACCCAGAGGTAAACAAAGCTGGAAGTATAAGTGGCCAGGCAGCTAGAAGTCCTAACTTAGGGGCAGATAACTCATGTTTTATAAATGAACTCACTTATGATAACTTAgtggaaaatgaaaaccaaaacttaaaagaacaaaatcacACAGAGATGTCTCTTAAATCTCCCAATGATGCTCTCGGTGGTAGAAATGAAAGTCTTCTAGAAAAAGAAGTTCTAAGTCAGTCTAAGAATCTTAGCCTGGGAGTAATTTCTCCTGTTTCTACAGAAGATCAAATACATTCTTGCACAATGCTTGAAGGCCTTCTCTTTCCTGCAGAATATTATGTTAGGACAACACGGCGCATGTCAAGCTGCCAGAGGAAAGTAGCACTGGAGGCTGTAATTCAGAGTCATTTAGGTGTCAGgaaaaaaggctttaaaaatatgaGTACAAAATCTGctaaaaaatttaatgtttccAACGAAAAAACTAAGCAAAGTGAAATTAAGGTGTCTGACACACACGCAGACCAACCAAGTTCAGGAAGTCCTCAGAAACTTCTCTCATTAACTGAAGTCAGCTTTTCCACTGACTCCACAGAAGATGACTTTTCCAGGAAGACAGTTACCAAGCCATCAGGtaaaaaatgcagaggaaaaagaaagtcagCGTGCACCTCTCCGTTAGATCACCATGAAGTACTTTTGCCAACTTCTGGCACATCAGGTGTTAAGAAGTCCAAGGAAGAAATTGCCTTGCACAGAGAtcagaatgaaaaggcaattaTTCACAGTAAGAAGAGAGTTAAAG GGAAGGAAGGTCATTGTCAAAAAGAGGACTCCCTTTCTTACAGTAATTACGCTTATTTCTCTTCGGATGATGATGCTTTCAGCACTCCATCTCATAAGAACAAAATGCTAAGTTTAAAGCATCTGTCATCTTTTCTCAAAATCACAGACTTTCAGTTACCTGACGAAGACTTTGGGTTTCTTAAGCTTGAAAAACTGAAGTCCTGCTCAGATAAGCTGATGGAGCCTTTTGGATCAAAAGTACATGGAGAGGGGCATCTTAAAGGGGAAAGTTACATTGTTGTGGAGGAACCAAGCCCGAAACAAAGCAATATAGAAAAGGAGGGCATGGAAGAGGAACTAACTACTCTACCAGGAAAGGCACATTCTAGAATGCCAAGCCAAAGAAGCCAGCCTCGGGGAAAGGACCTTTCTTCATCCATTTTACTTTTCACTCCTTTGAATTCTGTTGCCTCTGATGATAATGACAGACTGACTGCAGACCTGTGCTCACCTGCTTTCCCCATATTAGGCGCTACTCCAGCTTTTGGCTCCCAAGCCCACAAGGAAAAGGTGTCTGCAGAGGCGGGTGGACAAACATGCTCGCCACTCCGTCTTTCTCACTTAAAAGCCACAGTCAGCCTGCCTAGCAGTCGTAAACAGTGGAACAGCTGGAGCAGCCCCCCAAGATTAGATAGCAGCCAGCATGTTGCAGGAAGAGCAGGACAGCCTTCCTGCGACCCTGACTCTGGTCCCCAAGCAACAACTCTGCCCACCGAGTCTTTCACCTTCGAAGCAAGTCAGCTCCAGGGATCACAGAGACATTCTGCTGAGCAG ACTGAAATAGAGGTTCCTGCTTGGGATAGCTTAAACCCGGGCACCCTACAGCTGGTTTCAAAGTTAAAG AATCCTTCAGGTTCTTGTTCTGTGGATGTGAGTGCCACGTGGTGGGAAATAGCTGGTTTCAAACAGCCATGTATCGTAACTGCTTGTGAATACGTCGTTTCTCTTTGGAAACCTCTGGATGCTTGGCAGTGGGAAAAAATTTATTCCTGGCACTTTACAGAG GTTCCAGTATTACAGATAGTTGCAGTGCCTGATGTTTGCAATCTTGTGTGTGTGGCTTTGGGAAATTTGGAAATCAGAGAAATCAG GGCACTACTTTGTTCTCCCGATGGTAAAAGTGAAAAGCAAGTGCTCCTGAGTTCTGGAAATATAAAAGCTGTGCTTGGCCTGGCAAAAAGGAGGCTTGTCAGTAGCAGTGGGACCCTTTGTGATCAACAAGTCGAAATTATGACATTTGCCGAAGATGGAGG aagcaaagaaaaacagcttTTGATGCCCCCTGAAGAGACCATACTAACTTTTGCTGAGGTTCAAGGGATGCAGGAAGCTCTGCTTGGTACCACTATAATGAACAACATTGTTATTTG GAACTTAAAAACTGGTCAGCTCCTGAAAAAGATGCACATCGATGATTCCTACCAAGCTTCAGTCTGTCACAAAGCTTACTCTGAAATG GGGCTCCTGTTTGTTGTGTTGAGTCACCCTTGCGCCAAAGAGAACGAGTTATTGGGAAGCCCTGTGTTTCAGCTGATTGTGATTAACCCGAAGACAACCCTGAGTATGGGTGTGATGCTCTACTGCCTTCCTCACGGGCAAGCTGGAAG GTTCCTGGAAGGTGACGTGAAAGACCATTTCGCAGCAGCAGTATTGACTTCTGGAACCATTGCCGTTTGGGACTTACTCTTGGGTCACTGCACTGCCCTCCTTCCTCCTGTCTCTGGCCAGAATTGGTCTTTTGTTAAATGGTCAGGTACAGATTCTCATTTGTTGGCTGgacaaaaagatggaaatatatttgtataccGCTACTAA